In Sedimenticola thiotaurini, the following proteins share a genomic window:
- the xthA gene encoding exodeoxyribonuclease III, with protein MKIVSFNTNGIRVREHQLARLKERYDPDVIGIQETKVQDSEFPVEMIESLGYRAHFHGQKGHYGVALLSKQEPQLIEKGYPFDSPDAQRRIICGQYATPSGQSVKIINGYFPQGDSREHPVKFPAKAQFYRDLMRYLQERFSPDEPVLVIGDMNIARLDKDIGIGADNAKRWLKSGKCSFLPEEREWMDRLLAWGLSDTYRALHPDVEDRFSWFDYRSRGFDREPKRGLRIDLILATAGLLNCCTDAGIAYDIREMEKPSDHCPVWAEFAI; from the coding sequence ATGAAAATTGTCTCGTTCAACACCAATGGTATCCGGGTTCGTGAACATCAACTGGCCAGGCTGAAGGAGCGCTATGATCCGGATGTGATCGGTATCCAGGAGACCAAAGTGCAGGACTCGGAGTTTCCTGTTGAGATGATCGAATCCCTGGGCTACCGGGCCCATTTCCACGGTCAGAAGGGTCATTACGGTGTGGCGCTGTTGTCGAAACAGGAACCCCAGCTGATTGAGAAAGGTTATCCGTTTGATAGCCCGGACGCCCAGCGCCGGATTATCTGCGGCCAATACGCCACCCCGTCGGGACAGAGTGTCAAAATCATCAACGGCTATTTTCCGCAGGGTGACAGTCGTGAGCACCCGGTCAAGTTTCCTGCCAAGGCGCAATTCTATCGGGATCTCATGCGTTACCTGCAGGAGCGTTTCTCCCCGGACGAGCCGGTGTTGGTGATCGGGGATATGAATATCGCCCGTCTGGATAAGGATATCGGCATCGGGGCCGACAACGCCAAACGCTGGCTTAAAAGCGGTAAATGCAGCTTTCTGCCCGAGGAGCGGGAGTGGATGGATCGCCTGCTGGCGTGGGGTCTGTCCGATACCTATCGTGCGCTTCATCCGGATGTGGAAGATCGTTTCAGCTGGTTTGACTATCGCAGTCGGGGTTTTGACCGGGAGCCGAAGCGGGGCTTGCGTATCGACCTGATACTGGCCACTGCCGGCCTGTTGAACTGCTGCACGGATGCGGGAATAGCCTATGATATAAGGGAGATGGAGAAGCCATCCGATCACTGTCCCGTGTGGGCGGAATTTGCGATCTGA
- the mtaB gene encoding tRNA (N(6)-L-threonylcarbamoyladenosine(37)-C(2))-methylthiotransferase MtaB → MRIHLKTLGCRLNEAELESWSRDFESRGHQITGELTDADLVVVNTCAVTGEAVRKSRKLLSRAQRQNPQAKLVVSGCYATLNPSESSETLGIDLVVDNRDKERLVEIATRELDLHAMPEQATAPGESSLLSRGRQRAFIKVQDGCRYQCTFCIVTVARGAERSKPIDQVVAEINDRVAQGFQEVVLTGVHIGGYGSDTGSDLYQLIRAVLERTSIPRLRLGAVEPWDLPLQFWELFDNPRMMPHLHLPIQSGADSVLKRMARRCKSGEFLRLAEQARQRVPDINLTTDIIVGFPGETEQEWQQTLHFVEQIGFGHLHIFAYSQRPGTRAAQLPNPIPRELIRERSEVLHELGERLKRETLMRFIGRRFPVLVESRLAGTPTGWSGYTPSFLRVNIPAAPQRDLENRVVDVQLQQLTDSGDALTATLEQETRF, encoded by the coding sequence ATGCGCATACACCTGAAAACCCTGGGCTGCCGGCTCAATGAAGCCGAACTGGAGAGCTGGTCCCGCGATTTTGAAAGCCGCGGTCACCAGATCACCGGCGAGCTGACTGACGCCGACCTGGTGGTGGTCAACACCTGCGCCGTTACCGGCGAGGCGGTACGCAAGTCACGCAAATTGTTGAGCCGTGCCCAACGCCAGAATCCCCAGGCCAAGCTGGTGGTCAGCGGTTGTTACGCCACCCTCAATCCCAGTGAAAGCAGCGAAACTCTCGGCATTGACCTGGTGGTGGACAACCGGGACAAGGAGCGCCTGGTGGAGATCGCCACCCGGGAGCTGGATCTGCATGCCATGCCGGAACAGGCCACCGCGCCGGGCGAGTCCAGTCTGCTCAGCCGGGGGCGGCAGCGCGCCTTCATCAAGGTCCAGGATGGCTGTCGTTACCAGTGCACCTTCTGTATCGTCACCGTGGCCCGGGGGGCGGAGCGCTCCAAACCGATCGACCAGGTGGTGGCCGAGATCAATGACCGGGTAGCGCAGGGATTTCAGGAAGTGGTGCTCACCGGGGTCCATATCGGCGGTTATGGCAGTGATACCGGCAGTGACCTCTATCAGCTGATCCGGGCGGTGCTGGAACGCACCAGTATCCCCCGTCTGCGACTGGGAGCGGTGGAGCCCTGGGATCTGCCGCTGCAGTTCTGGGAGCTGTTCGACAATCCCCGCATGATGCCCCACCTCCACCTGCCCATCCAAAGTGGCGCCGATTCAGTCCTGAAACGGATGGCCAGGCGGTGCAAGAGCGGGGAGTTTTTACGCCTAGCTGAACAGGCACGCCAGCGGGTACCGGACATCAACCTGACCACCGATATCATTGTCGGCTTTCCCGGTGAAACCGAGCAGGAGTGGCAACAGACTCTGCACTTTGTCGAGCAGATCGGTTTCGGCCATCTGCATATCTTCGCCTATTCCCAACGCCCCGGCACCCGGGCCGCACAGTTGCCGAACCCGATTCCCCGCGAACTGATCCGTGAGCGCAGCGAAGTGCTCCATGAACTGGGGGAACGGCTCAAGCGGGAGACATTGATGCGCTTCATCGGGCGCCGTTTTCCCGTACTGGTGGAGAGCCGGCTGGCAGGAACCCCAACTGGCTGGAGCGGTTACACCCCCAGTTTCCTGCGTGTGAACATTCCGGCTGCGCCACAGCGTGATCTGGAGAACCGCGTGGTCGATGTCCAGCTGCAACAGCTCACCGATTCGGGCGATGCCCTGACTGCAACCCTTGAACAGGAAACCCGGTTTTGA
- a CDS encoding phosphatase PAP2 family protein — MNNTPHTDWHKTPLILANLIGLLLMLSWLIEPTRGLWLAFDEQLFWAMNRSLEWSEEWRRLWAIANNRAFDLVAAVAMLLLFAHQALLRDRKRLQHYIAVGLLMFTTLLLVMAISKEIPIERPSATAQFPEALRLTQLVPDIPTKDYSSDSFPGDHGLVLLLCAGFAIAYLPRLHGVLALLFMVVFTLPRLMSGAHWVTDEIVGALSIGLIALSWLFATPLHRRLLDWFEQQVKRLFRRFGLS, encoded by the coding sequence TTGAATAACACCCCGCATACCGATTGGCACAAGACCCCATTGATCCTGGCCAACCTGATCGGCCTGCTGTTGATGCTCAGTTGGCTGATCGAACCCACCCGCGGCCTGTGGCTGGCGTTCGACGAACAGCTGTTCTGGGCGATGAACCGCTCTCTGGAGTGGAGCGAGGAGTGGCGGCGTCTCTGGGCCATTGCCAACAACCGGGCCTTTGATCTGGTTGCCGCAGTAGCCATGCTGCTGCTGTTTGCCCACCAGGCCCTGCTGCGGGACCGGAAGCGTCTGCAACACTATATCGCGGTGGGGCTGCTGATGTTCACCACCCTGCTGTTGGTGATGGCGATCAGCAAAGAGATACCGATTGAACGACCCAGCGCAACGGCCCAGTTCCCGGAGGCGTTACGCCTGACCCAACTGGTGCCGGACATACCCACCAAGGATTACTCATCGGACAGTTTTCCCGGCGATCATGGCCTGGTGCTACTGCTGTGTGCCGGCTTCGCCATCGCCTACCTGCCACGGCTGCACGGCGTGCTGGCGCTGCTGTTCATGGTTGTTTTCACCCTGCCCCGGCTGATGAGCGGCGCGCACTGGGTTACAGATGAGATTGTGGGCGCCCTGAGTATCGGACTGATCGCCCTCAGCTGGCTGTTTGCCACCCCGCTGCACCGGCGGCTGCTGGACTGGTTTGAACAGCAGGTGAAGCGGCTGTTCCGGCGCTTCGGCCTTAGCTGA
- the rmuC gene encoding DNA recombination protein RmuC, whose protein sequence is MSLWFQQLMIYRDAILLAVALLLLLLVWGLWYRQSTLSRRVLEQQMRAQSDSDSLELLIREQGRQLGQLLQDDRERQREIAHQLQQQLQRLTAHSHQATERRLGELQQALLQDSGQLRLDLTERFEQLQQRVTQTLSDGRIAQQEGLAQGLEGVGRQLMDGLTRTTESLGKQVAGLTERTDQRLKEIGGLVEKRLHEGFEKSNETFNRVLQHLSRIDEAQKRITELSSNVVSLQEVLADKRSRGAFGEVQLSGLVANLMPENSYALQYTLSNRTRVDCMLFLPEPTGKIAIDAKFPLESYRRMTDNDAPEAERSRAASQFRQDIRKHIDDIADKYIIPGETSDGAVMFIPAEAVFAEIHAHYPDLVEAAGRRRVWLVSPTTMMAILTTARAVLKDADTREQLHLIQHHLHLLSKDFGRFRGRMDKLAVHIRQAHDDVKDVNISAQKISKRFVQIERVELEDLPTPEATAVEAEKHH, encoded by the coding sequence ATGAGTCTATGGTTTCAACAGTTGATGATTTACCGTGATGCGATCCTGCTGGCGGTGGCACTGCTGCTCCTGTTGCTGGTATGGGGACTCTGGTACCGGCAGTCGACCCTCTCCCGGCGGGTGCTGGAACAGCAGATGCGCGCGCAATCGGACAGCGATAGCCTGGAATTGCTGATCAGAGAGCAGGGGCGGCAGCTGGGTCAGCTGCTGCAGGATGACCGGGAGCGACAACGGGAGATTGCCCACCAGCTGCAACAGCAGCTGCAGCGGTTGACGGCACACTCCCATCAGGCGACGGAACGCCGCCTTGGGGAACTGCAGCAGGCCCTGCTGCAGGACAGCGGCCAACTCAGGCTCGATCTGACCGAGCGTTTTGAACAGCTGCAGCAGCGGGTCACCCAAACCTTGTCCGATGGCCGGATCGCCCAGCAGGAGGGCCTGGCCCAGGGGCTGGAAGGGGTAGGGCGGCAGTTGATGGATGGCCTCACCCGCACCACGGAGTCCCTGGGTAAGCAGGTGGCCGGGTTGACCGAGCGTACCGATCAGCGCCTGAAAGAGATTGGTGGTCTGGTAGAGAAGCGACTCCACGAGGGCTTCGAAAAGAGTAACGAGACCTTCAATCGGGTGCTACAGCATCTCTCCCGGATCGATGAGGCACAGAAGCGGATCACCGAACTCTCCTCCAACGTAGTCAGTCTGCAGGAGGTGCTGGCCGACAAGCGTTCCCGGGGGGCATTTGGCGAGGTACAACTGAGCGGGCTGGTGGCCAACCTGATGCCGGAAAACAGCTACGCTCTGCAATACACCCTCAGCAACAGGACCCGGGTCGACTGCATGCTGTTTCTGCCGGAACCCACCGGCAAAATCGCTATCGATGCCAAATTCCCCCTGGAGAGCTATCGACGAATGACCGACAACGACGCCCCGGAAGCGGAGCGCAGCCGGGCGGCCAGCCAGTTCCGGCAGGATATCCGCAAACATATCGATGATATTGCCGACAAATACATTATCCCGGGTGAAACCTCTGATGGCGCAGTGATGTTCATCCCCGCCGAGGCGGTCTTCGCGGAGATCCATGCTCACTATCCCGACCTGGTGGAGGCGGCGGGCCGGCGGCGGGTCTGGCTGGTCTCACCCACCACCATGATGGCCATCCTGACCACCGCCCGGGCGGTGCTGAAAGATGCCGATACCCGGGAGCAACTCCATCTCATCCAGCACCACCTGCATCTGCTCTCCAAGGACTTCGGCCGTTTCCGGGGACGGATGGACAAACTGGCGGTGCACATCCGCCAGGCCCACGATGACGTCAAGGATGTGAATATATCGGCCCAGAAGATCAGCAAACGG
- a CDS encoding TatD family hydrolase → MELIDTHTHLDHPAFAPDFEQMLERARTAGVSAMIVAAIRASGWTSQGQLCAHRPQLYPAYGLHPMFMPEHSEQDLTRLDNLLEQGDAVAVGECGLDFYIPEPDKERQQRFFEAQLELAQQYRLPVIIHARKAVEQVILTLRRYPGLTGVLHSFSGSRQQAERLMEMGFMLGFGGPSTYSNAHRLRSLIAWLPCNALLLETDSPDQPTATHRGERNEPAYLPEILSTIAQLKGMSTEQLAEQTTGNARRLFRLPPTSGH, encoded by the coding sequence ATGGAACTCATCGATACCCATACCCATCTGGATCACCCCGCTTTCGCGCCCGATTTTGAACAGATGCTGGAACGGGCCAGAACAGCCGGCGTCAGCGCCATGATCGTGGCGGCTATCCGGGCCTCGGGCTGGACCAGCCAGGGACAACTCTGCGCCCACCGTCCCCAACTCTACCCGGCCTATGGGCTGCATCCGATGTTCATGCCGGAACACAGCGAACAGGACCTGACCCGCCTGGACAATCTGCTGGAACAGGGCGATGCGGTCGCGGTCGGAGAGTGCGGCCTGGATTTTTATATCCCCGAACCGGATAAAGAGCGGCAGCAGCGCTTCTTTGAAGCGCAACTTGAACTGGCCCAACAGTACCGGCTGCCGGTGATCATTCACGCCCGCAAAGCGGTTGAGCAGGTAATCCTGACCCTGCGCCGCTATCCCGGTCTTACCGGGGTTCTGCACAGTTTTTCTGGCAGTCGACAACAGGCCGAACGACTGATGGAAATGGGATTCATGCTGGGTTTTGGCGGCCCCAGCACCTATAGCAACGCCCACCGTCTGCGCAGTCTCATCGCCTGGCTGCCCTGTAACGCCCTACTCCTGGAGACCGACTCCCCTGACCAGCCGACGGCGACACACCGGGGTGAACGTAACGAGCCGGCCTATCTGCCGGAGATACTCTCCACCATCGCCCAACTCAAGGGGATGTCGACCGAACAACTGGCTGAACAGACCACCGGGAACGCCCGCCGACTGTTCAGGCTGCCCCCTACTTCAGGCCACTGA